From one Melioribacteraceae bacterium genomic stretch:
- a CDS encoding glycoside hydrolase family 97 protein, with protein sequence MSILITGCGYDSFQEATSPNGSIKIQTNLTDKGEFYYKVFYDGKVVIDSSTVGFEFKNMPEMKTGFNLLRAKHESVKETWEMPWGEKRFVESDYNELKIDLREKENLERKFSIIFRVFNDGLGFRYDFPKQKNIDSVIIKSEQTQFQLTGDHTTWWTPGDWDIYEHLYNTTPISKIDAISKRSHNNLAQTYIPFNAVNTPVTMKTDDGIYLSFHEADLNNYAGMTLKVDTEKLLLTSELVGNDFGWKVEQKTPFVTPWRTIQIVKRAGDLIESSLIVNLNESNVLQDISWIKPMKYVGIWWEMHLGKSSWDMASGKHGATTENAKRYIDFASQNGFDGVLVEGWNTGWENWIGEDREDIFDFVTPYADYDLNEVVRYAKENNVQIIMHHETSAAVSTYEKQLDAAYKLCEDLGIHAVKTGYVGQIIPDGYYHHGQYMVNHYRKVIEKAAQHEVMVNAHEPIKDTGERRTFPNMISREGLRGNEFNAWASDGGNPPEHLTIVPFTRMLSGPIDFTPGIFDIKFDKYKKDNQVNTTLAHQLALYVVIYSPIQMAADLPENYEGHPAFQFIKDVGIDWDETKVLDGEIGEFVTIARKERNTGNWFIGSVTDENAREIVIPLSFIDKDKVYRAVIYKDAEDSHWDKNPTAYVIENKDVKNSDELRIRLAPGGGVAISIFQH encoded by the coding sequence ATGTCAATTCTTATAACGGGTTGTGGTTATGATTCATTCCAAGAAGCTACTTCTCCAAATGGTTCAATAAAAATTCAGACAAATCTTACTGATAAAGGAGAGTTTTATTACAAAGTATTTTATGATGGGAAAGTAGTAATTGATTCGTCAACCGTTGGATTTGAATTTAAAAATATGCCGGAAATGAAAACCGGCTTTAATCTTTTGCGAGCTAAACATGAATCGGTTAAAGAAACTTGGGAAATGCCTTGGGGTGAAAAAAGATTTGTCGAAAGTGATTACAATGAATTAAAAATTGACCTAAGGGAAAAAGAAAACCTGGAACGTAAATTTTCCATAATCTTCAGAGTTTTTAATGATGGACTCGGCTTCAGATATGATTTCCCCAAACAAAAAAATATTGATAGTGTGATTATCAAATCGGAACAAACTCAATTTCAATTGACCGGTGATCATACTACGTGGTGGACTCCCGGTGATTGGGATATTTATGAACATCTTTACAATACGACACCAATTAGCAAAATTGATGCTATTTCAAAACGGTCGCATAATAACTTAGCTCAAACATACATTCCGTTTAATGCGGTTAACACACCGGTAACAATGAAGACCGATGATGGCATTTATCTTAGTTTTCATGAAGCCGATCTTAACAATTATGCTGGGATGACGTTAAAAGTTGACACAGAAAAACTATTACTTACTAGTGAATTGGTCGGAAATGATTTTGGATGGAAAGTTGAACAGAAAACCCCGTTTGTAACTCCATGGCGAACTATTCAAATCGTTAAAAGAGCAGGAGATTTAATCGAATCAAGTTTAATTGTAAATCTAAACGAATCAAATGTGTTGCAAGATATTTCGTGGATTAAACCGATGAAGTATGTCGGTATTTGGTGGGAAATGCATCTCGGTAAAAGTAGTTGGGATATGGCTAGCGGAAAACATGGTGCGACAACCGAAAATGCAAAACGTTATATTGATTTTGCCTCACAAAATGGTTTTGACGGTGTACTTGTTGAAGGTTGGAACACCGGTTGGGAGAATTGGATTGGAGAAGATCGAGAAGATATTTTTGATTTTGTTACTCCTTATGCAGATTATGATTTGAACGAAGTGGTCAGATATGCCAAAGAAAATAATGTTCAGATTATCATGCATCATGAAACATCAGCCGCCGTATCTACTTATGAAAAACAACTTGATGCAGCGTATAAGCTCTGTGAAGATCTTGGAATACATGCAGTTAAAACGGGTTATGTCGGACAAATTATTCCTGATGGATATTATCATCACGGTCAGTATATGGTTAATCATTATCGTAAAGTTATTGAAAAAGCTGCACAACACGAGGTAATGGTTAATGCACATGAACCAATTAAAGATACAGGTGAGAGAAGAACATTCCCAAATATGATTTCCAGAGAAGGATTGCGAGGTAATGAGTTTAACGCTTGGGCATCCGACGGCGGAAATCCACCTGAACATTTGACTATTGTTCCGTTTACAAGAATGCTTTCCGGCCCAATAGATTTTACTCCGGGAATATTCGACATAAAATTCGATAAGTATAAAAAAGATAATCAAGTTAATACAACACTTGCTCATCAACTAGCTCTTTATGTTGTGATTTATAGCCCGATTCAAATGGCAGCAGATTTACCTGAGAACTATGAAGGACATCCGGCATTTCAATTCATAAAAGATGTTGGAATTGATTGGGATGAAACAAAAGTGCTAGATGGAGAAATTGGTGAGTTTGTAACTATCGCACGCAAAGAACGCAATACCGGTAATTGGTTCATTGGAAGTGTAACTGATGAAAATGCAAGAGAAATAGTAATTCCGCTTTCATTTATTGATAAAGATAAAGTTTATCGCGCTGTTATTTATAAAGATGCGGAAGATTCTCATTGGGATAAAAACCCGACCGCGTATGTAATTGAAAATAAAGACGTTAAAAATAGTGATGAACTGAGAATAAGATTAGCCCCCGGCGGCGGCGTGGCAATAAGTATATTTCAGCATTAG
- the gltX gene encoding glutamate--tRNA ligase: protein MISDTVRVRFAPSPTGYLHVGGLRTALYNYLFAKNNNGKFILRIEDTDQNRYVEGAVENLITTMNWVGLNYDEGPEVGGELGPYFQSERLAIYKEHVNKLIEKGHAYHCFCSSERIQALREEQQEKKLQAKYDKHCLNLSKEEINHKLESNEPYVIRLNVPPNQRIIIEDIVRSQVDFNSETVDDQILIKSDGFPTYHLANVVDDHLMKITHVIRGEEWLSSTPKHVLLYDFFGWERPRFAHLPLLLNADKSKLSKRQGDVAVEDYQKKGYLKEALINFVALLGWNAGDDVEIYNLDQLIENFSLERVNKSGAVFNVEKLDWLNFEHLKAKSNSEILLMLKEELSSSQYAQNNYSDEFLLNVIESMKERVTFVKEFIEKSYYYFERPISYDESVIQKRWKEETPQQLIAFRDEIQKLENPTKEDFENALRTTAEKLDVGAGKLIHPVRLAVSGTGQGPGVFDLLFILGKDEVIDRINIALEKIKVN from the coding sequence ATGATTAGTGACACGGTAAGAGTACGTTTTGCCCCAAGTCCCACCGGATATTTACATGTTGGAGGATTGCGAACCGCACTTTATAATTATTTATTTGCCAAAAATAATAACGGGAAATTTATTCTTCGAATAGAAGACACCGATCAAAACCGTTATGTTGAAGGTGCTGTTGAGAATTTAATTACAACAATGAACTGGGTTGGATTAAATTATGACGAAGGTCCGGAAGTTGGTGGTGAATTGGGTCCATATTTTCAATCTGAAAGATTAGCAATCTACAAGGAGCACGTTAATAAATTAATTGAAAAAGGTCATGCATACCATTGTTTTTGTTCAAGCGAAAGAATTCAAGCTTTACGTGAAGAACAGCAAGAAAAAAAACTACAAGCAAAATATGATAAACATTGTTTGAATTTATCCAAAGAAGAAATTAATCATAAATTAGAATCAAATGAGCCATACGTAATAAGATTGAATGTCCCACCCAATCAACGAATTATAATTGAAGATATTGTGCGTAGTCAAGTTGATTTTAACAGTGAGACCGTCGATGATCAAATTTTGATTAAAAGTGATGGATTCCCTACTTACCATCTGGCAAATGTAGTTGATGACCACCTAATGAAAATTACTCATGTGATTAGAGGCGAAGAATGGCTATCCTCTACTCCAAAACATGTTCTGCTTTATGATTTCTTCGGATGGGAAAGACCTAGATTTGCACATTTACCTTTGCTGCTAAATGCGGATAAGTCCAAACTCAGTAAACGTCAAGGAGATGTTGCGGTTGAAGACTATCAAAAGAAAGGTTATCTAAAGGAAGCACTCATCAATTTTGTTGCTTTACTTGGTTGGAATGCCGGTGACGATGTTGAGATTTATAACTTGGATCAATTGATAGAAAATTTTTCGCTTGAAAGAGTTAATAAATCCGGTGCAGTTTTTAACGTCGAAAAACTTGACTGGCTGAATTTTGAACATCTCAAAGCAAAATCGAATTCAGAAATTCTTTTAATGTTGAAAGAGGAATTAAGTTCTTCACAATATGCTCAAAACAATTATTCGGATGAATTCCTGCTTAATGTTATCGAATCGATGAAAGAGAGAGTAACTTTCGTAAAAGAATTCATAGAGAAAAGTTATTACTATTTTGAAAGACCAATTTCTTATGATGAATCTGTAATTCAAAAAAGATGGAAGGAAGAGACACCGCAACAATTGATAGCATTTCGAGATGAGATACAAAAATTGGAGAATCCAACCAAAGAAGATTTTGAAAACGCATTGCGCACAACAGCAGAAAAATTAGATGTAGGTGCCGGTAAACTTATTCATCCGGTTAGATTAGCTGTTTCTGGAACTGGTCAAGGACCCGGAGTATTCGATCTTCTTTTTATTCTTGGTAAGGATGAAGTTATTGACAGAATTAATATTGCATTAGAAAAAATAAAAGTGAATTAA
- a CDS encoding glutamine--tRNA ligase/YqeY domain fusion protein, producing MAAEENKPKNFIEEFIDEDLSTGKYKKVHTRFPPEPNGYLHIGHSKSICLNFGLAAKYGGKCNLRFDDTNPTKEDVEYVDSIKKDIQWLGFDWEDREYYASDYFDTLYDYAITLIKKDKAYVDSCNSDEIREMRGTPTEAGKESPYRNRTVEENLELFQKMKAGGFKDGEHVLRAKIDMSSPNMNMRDPIMYRIRHASHHRTGDKWCIYPMYDWAHGQSDSIEEISHSICTLEFENHRPLYDWFIKELEIFPPRQIEFARLNLTYTVMSKRKLLQLVQEKVVDGWDDPRMPTISAFRRRGYTPESIRTFAEKVGVAKRDNVSDIALLEFTIREDLNKKAQRIMSVLKPLKITITNYPDDKVEELEAVNNPEDESMGKRIVPFCKEIYIEQDDFMEDPPKKFFRLSPGNEVRLRYAYIIKCEEVIKNENGDVIELMCTYDPDTKSGSGKSDKKVKGTIHWVSARHAVKVEVRLYDRLFKVENPDADKEVDFKSHINQNSLEIIEDALIEPFAKDAKPLDNFQFERLGYFCVDTKYTTNEKIVFNRTVPLRDTWAKLNR from the coding sequence ATGGCTGCTGAAGAAAACAAACCCAAAAATTTTATTGAAGAATTTATCGACGAAGATTTATCAACAGGTAAATACAAAAAAGTCCACACTCGATTTCCTCCTGAACCGAATGGTTATTTACACATCGGGCATTCCAAATCAATCTGTTTAAATTTTGGATTGGCAGCCAAGTATGGTGGCAAATGTAACCTACGTTTCGATGATACAAATCCAACAAAAGAAGATGTTGAGTATGTCGATTCAATAAAAAAAGATATTCAATGGCTCGGATTTGATTGGGAAGACCGTGAATACTATGCCTCCGATTATTTCGATACTCTTTATGATTATGCAATCACACTGATCAAAAAAGACAAAGCTTATGTTGACTCTTGCAATAGTGATGAAATCAGGGAAATGAGAGGAACCCCGACTGAAGCTGGAAAAGAAAGTCCATACCGAAATAGAACTGTTGAAGAAAATTTAGAATTATTTCAAAAAATGAAAGCCGGAGGATTTAAAGACGGAGAACATGTTCTTAGAGCAAAAATTGATATGTCATCACCAAATATGAACATGCGTGATCCGATCATGTATAGAATTAGACATGCATCTCATCATAGAACCGGTGATAAATGGTGCATCTATCCGATGTACGATTGGGCTCACGGTCAGTCTGATTCAATAGAAGAGATTTCACATTCAATATGTACACTTGAATTTGAAAATCACAGACCACTTTATGATTGGTTTATAAAAGAGTTGGAAATATTTCCTCCACGTCAAATTGAATTTGCTCGATTAAATCTCACATATACAGTTATGAGCAAACGAAAACTTCTACAATTAGTTCAAGAAAAAGTTGTTGACGGTTGGGACGATCCTAGAATGCCGACAATAAGCGCATTTAGAAGAAGAGGTTATACACCTGAGTCGATTAGAACATTTGCCGAAAAAGTCGGTGTTGCAAAACGCGATAATGTTTCTGACATCGCATTATTGGAATTTACTATTCGCGAAGACTTAAATAAAAAAGCACAGCGAATTATGTCGGTACTAAAACCATTGAAGATTACGATAACAAATTATCCTGACGATAAAGTTGAAGAACTCGAAGCGGTAAATAATCCCGAAGATGAATCAATGGGAAAACGAATCGTCCCCTTCTGTAAAGAAATTTACATTGAACAAGATGATTTCATGGAAGACCCGCCGAAGAAATTTTTTAGACTTTCACCGGGTAATGAAGTTAGATTAAGGTATGCTTATATTATTAAGTGCGAAGAGGTTATTAAAAATGAAAACGGAGATGTAATAGAACTTATGTGTACTTACGATCCCGATACTAAAAGCGGTAGTGGTAAAAGCGATAAAAAAGTAAAAGGAACAATTCATTGGGTTTCCGCAAGACATGCTGTTAAAGTTGAAGTAAGATTATATGATAGACTATTCAAGGTTGAAAATCCCGATGCTGATAAAGAAGTCGATTTCAAATCTCATATTAACCAAAATTCATTAGAGATAATTGAGGATGCATTGATCGAACCGTTTGCAAAAGATGCTAAACCACTAGACAATTTTCAGTTCGAGCGATTAGGATATTTTTGTGTTGATACAAAATATACAACCAATGAAAAAATAGTATTCAATAGAACCGTTCCTTTACGTGATACTTGGGCAAAGTTAAATAGGTAG